Genomic DNA from Porites lutea chromosome 4, jaPorLute2.1, whole genome shotgun sequence:
TTTCTTCCGGTCAAGTAGCTTCTAAACCATTCTATTGCTTCTTTAGAGGTACCCATTGCAcgtagcttctttaacaagGACATGTGATCAATGCTGTCAAATGCCTTGGAAAGATCTAATAACACCAAGGCAGTGACTTGCTTGCGGTCCATTGCCTCCAAGGCTAGATCTGACATCAAAATATTGAGTGTCTCTGTCGAATGTCGTTTCTTATTCCCACTCTGGTGTCCACTGAGACAGTTTCTCCTTATTGCATATTCGGTGAATTGATTTAAGGCTACTCGTTCACATATCTTAGATAGGGCAGGTAACAACGACACAGGTCTATTCCCGTTGGCTACTTCCGGATCTCCACCATCCTTTAGAATTGGAACAATTTCAGATTCTTTCCATGGTGAGGGAAATACAGAtgtcaaaagtgaactgtttatGATCTCTGTCAAAATCGGGAGGATGGCCGGTAGAGCATCTTTCACCACTGCCATGTGTAATTTATCTTTCCCTGGTGCTTTATTTGAAGGAAATGACTGTACAATCCTATTGATCTCGAAAGAGGTAGCAGCCCGAAATCGAAACTCATCTTCTTCAGGTACAAAACTGACAGGGAGTTCTCGATGTAAAGTAGTTAGACCAATGACTGATGCGAGTCTTTTGGCTTCCTCTGCGGCTCGTACTCCCACCTCCGTAAAGAATTCATTGAATTCCGTCGCAAGTTCTTTCATATCCCTAGAATAAGCTGGGCGCGACTTCTCCCTagtatactatactatactgggcaaactgacctgaaacttgattcactcagtttgcTAACCCCAgtcactaaacttcagagtcattcgTTGTTCAGCAACAATTTGGCGTTCTGAAAAATACTCCTACCGTCCAGCGAGTTGTATGATGGCTcgctcatcctcggagacccaggggcagtcagtcaggtcgggagaaaaggcgcggcGAACGTTTTCAAGCACCGACTTGAAagctttcgtcgcgccttttctcccgacccgactgactgcccctgggtctgcGAGGCCGATGTTGATGGCTGTATTCTAGACCAATTTTGCTTAATTTCTTTAATTGTCATGTTAGAATTTCTCACATGTATAGGCAGTACAGCGATCGAAATTCTAACGTACATTAGAAGCAAGCTTGATCTTAAAATGGCCCGAcacaaaatcacaaaaatttGACGTGGCGACAGCTACCTCGTTCTCATCCCACTCTAAGCTCTCATGTATCCCATCATCGCCATAGCGCCGATTGTAGGCGTCAAAGTGAACCTgggaaaaatattaacaaaacacaaaacatgaaagcGAACATGATCTTCGCAGTAGAATGAGcaacctaagcggttgaaaaaaaacctgaaaaaaattgaagcgtgaacgggaatcgaaccctgaccttaatagacctttttaccgatacggcggccatattgaatgaattcgatttaaggagtattacagaatgcccagggggcatgagcacatttcgtttgtattttcgggcgcttttcgggacattttttcgtaaagttttgTTAGAATAAGATTGCAATGTGAAAAACGATCCTTGTGccatgtttggatgtaataacgatcgcctttttccgagaaatatacagtgaaagatcatatttctaatactaaactagaaaaagacgatcattattacatcaacGTCAATTACATCAACATGTTACGTTAACGTTTTTTATCAAGTCGTTCGTGGGAACAGTAAATTGAGCTGGGATTACCACACAGATGAATTTAAAAATGTGGCCTGTGTATTGAACTAAAGCAGAGAAACCGAGCAGTACTTCGCTTTGGTGCTGTTTTTTATGTTGTTCAAAGTGAGTCTTGGTTTCAGGTATGACCATTCAAACAAACGCACTTCAGAATTACTTCCCTATACCTTGTCAAGAACGAGGCCAACTGCTGGAGCTTTCGGGATATCCACCTACGAGACAACAGAAAAACTTGGCTCAGCAGatgcaaaaaaatacatgtTTCTGCATGCACTGAAAACAATTAACAAGACTAGGAGTATGGCACAGTGGTTTCAGAATAAAGCACTTTAAAACTTCAAACTCCAAAACAAAGGCTTTATTGCATTGCTTCAAACGTACGAGAAATGCTTTGGGCTCAAACAAGTGTCTTCGGGTTTTGGGCAACTCGTTTAAGATCCTGAGTAAAACGACATGAAATTTGTATAACCGTGAAGAGTCAACAAAGCGTTAAACATACTTTCTTCTCTTTCCTAGCCAGCTCTATTGTACTCAGAGGCGCAACTCCACGGACAATTGCTAATGCAAGACCTAGTGAAAGTAAGAAAAGCAACAGTAATATCAACATAGTGATATCTGAGTTGTATAACAGTGTTGATAAATGAAGCGGTTACCCGGTATTAACTCTGTACAAATTAATTCATTCCTTGGCgtcttattttaattttcaagacgTACGATTCATTTCTAAATTTGCCCATACTCTTGTTTTCCCATTTTCACCCATATATCACTACCACGTGATGACTTTTAAACAGATTCCTCCGCTTTTTCAAGAAGTGTTCTTAACACTAAAGTTATGACCTGTATCCTCCTTTACCCACCATTTGCCACACGAGAAGAACGCATAGGCGCGGGTTAAGAATTCTTCAAGACCAGTGCCTCATAACAGTTCTTACCTATCATTTTTCTGATCTGGTGAAGCATAAAACTCTGGCCTTTAACTGATAAGGTAATGTACTCCCTGCCATCTTTCTCAAATGGCTTTCCACACTAttgaaaaaaaagagttttGATTAATATTGGAAACATGcgcaaaaaaaacataacaacaacaacctgataacaaatgtaacaaccATCGCATGCATCTTTTGATTCCGTTAACAATATATATACTGCATCTACTAAAGGACAAATAActaaatttcactttgtttatgCCTTAATTAACATGAAAAAAGGCAAGCCTCAAAGTTTCTATCAACAGTACACGCAATGTCTACGAggagataacaaaaaaaataaaaataaaaataacaaggGAAACTTCAGACCAGGAAGAATGGAGTAAAACTGTGGTCACCCACTCAGCAGccagaagatgatgatgatgatgatgataatgatgatgatgataatgatgatgataacaagagataaaaaaatatgCAAGGATTTCCCTGGTACCTTGAACTTCATTATATATCGTTTTGCACTTGCATCATCAAACCGCCtgagaaaaaagtcaaaaaatcaaaagagaagaaaagctgATTCTATTTAAGTTCCACTTGGTAGCTTCCTTTGCAGAGAATGTAAGATTGCATTCTATAAGGCTCTTTCACTGCAAATCTGGTCCATGATTTAATCTCTTCTTCACCACACAGACCAGTTAGCTAGTGAAAGTTGATGCTATTCTAAATGAAAACCCTTGATGTCTAAACCATGCTCTGGACATAAATTTGTAACTTGACTACTCTTAACAGCAGAAATAACTGTTGTAACTCAGGGAGTAGAGTACAGAGAGTAGTGTTAGCCCATTTCTGGCCTGCCAGGAATTTGCGTTGGAGTTTTGCGCCAATTTCCTTTATGGCTGCCACACTGGCTTATCTCTCCTGTGGCTTTGCTGCTCATGCTTATGTCTCATGGCTAGGCTGTTCATTCACTACATATGAGCCTGCTCACAAACTAATACCCCCAGGCCAAAAAGGACAGTAAGGCTCTAAATGTCACAAACAGAATCCATTTTCCTCCTTGATTATGGCGTCAATTATACAGTATAAATGAGTTATAGTAACTAGTACACTTTAAAAACGTAATCCACTCACTTGCCTGACGTAAAGTTATGATAATTGTGTGTGCCAAGAAATTTTGAAAGGACTTGATTGACTTCCTCAATCTTGTCTTCTATAAAttaatggcaaaaaaataacatttgtaTACAAGTCACAAGGaactaaataattaaaaatatgatTGATTACACATGTGTTGAAGCTGGAATTCAGCAGAAAAATGATAAAGTGAGTTTTCATTCTTACCTGAAACTCTGTAGTTCGAGGTTGTTTGCTGCCGagaacagaaaataaaaagtaGTGGAATAAAACTCTCCTTACTCTAGTCAcacagagaaaagaaaaacacactTCAAACTATTACAGTGTAGCAACAACACCACAGTGCAACCTGGTAAATATGGACACCCAGGAGACACGTATGCCATAGTATCCATTTCCCGGTACCGTAGATCACACACAGGTTTTCACCCTTCTCATAATGTAAAATCATGTCTCTGACGGGGTGGCAGTGGACACTGACATGAAGAGGAGAAAAATTAGCACAGTAGCGACTTTCTCAGTTGCAATGTCTTCAACTGTTTCGCTCAGTGTATCTTCGAAGTTGGCAAAGAAGAAGGCAAGGCAGGCATTTCAGTTTAAATTGAGTGTTAGGAAAGTTAGTGAAGAAAAGAACCATTTAGAtggattgatttttttttagttgtgttTTAACCTCGCTCAATTCAGAATTAACATTGTTAACCACGGCATAAAAGTATaacttttttatgtaaaatatgtaatattcagttattttttttatctttacttGCTAGTAAAAATTAGAACTTTGAGGATGACTTACATAATCTTTAGCAAAGGCATAGGTTGGAGTAAGATATTCATATGTCCTGGCTGAACAGTTTCCTTTGGCATCAAAACCTCTAGTTGTCCTTTTCATAGCTGAAAAAAAATAGGCAGAGATGTTCTGCAAATTCAGTGAAAGAAGTGCTCTCATAATTATTAGGTAACCATGTAAGCAATTTGAAAAAATCGGGTTCACACTGTAGTCACTGAGGAGTGCATCCATAAAAAACTGTTAATAAGATAAAAGCACATCCTTCTGAAGGGTTTTTTATTTGAACTGTCACAATCAACAACTTTGTCCTCCAAAATGAAGCCTCCTAAAAGcccagaaaaaaaagagaggaggagaaaatgaaaaggaaaagtcgAGACTgttgtgtcacttttaaacccaaaaactaccttgaaattttgttttctgcacaTATGTGAACTTCGCAAGCTACTATTTTGTATCTGGATCAGTAGGTCATGAAGTGTACAACCTGTAAAGGGCTTTGTggaagttttagctctttatagtcAGACGGTGACCAGAAAATagcttgactagcttcaaaatgcatttttctgaaaaattcccAGAAGCAAATgggttaataaaaaaatagcaccatgtgaaagtaaaTGTGCTGCTgaggaggtttcatttgaattgccATATTACAGTAGTGCTAGAAATTTAACTTCATATTAAACTCACCAATAACTCTTATCTCAGGAGGAAGATGTTCATTTATCTTTGGTACAATACTTTGCTCTGGCACAATTTATGAAAGAGAAGgatttaaaaaatgtcattatcaaaattattatattcCATACactgtacaatttttttaagactTGCTTGCAAGTTACACATTACTCTTGGTTTCTGATACAAATATATGAATATATTATAATACTATAACTTACCACACTGGGACAAATAAATAGGGAAAAGTAAAAGCTATTTGCAAAGACTGACTTTTCAAGTACCTGCCAGTTTTTTGTCAAAGGCACCTTGTCACGACCCCAAACATTTTGTTCAGTTCTTCTCAGGTAACAAGAAAATAGTTAAATTCATACCGCGTTGAGCATGAGAAAATTCAACTAAGAAATTATGTTACTACTTATCTTCAATGAAACAACTTGTCTTGCAGCAGACACTCCTTTGTCTGTTCTAGCACATCGCTGAAATGACATCTATGGGGCCAAGCAGAGAAAGACAGTAAAATAATCAGTCCAGTTAACAAACAAATTCAGGGtggtcactaagatttcaagttgccaggtatatgAAATTAGTTGGTGGGAAAATGAACAGCTAGGAAGTTATTTTGgtcttgttttccttttgtatcctatgaaagtagccagtgGTCATATTCATCGTAACCAGGGGAAATCTGTGGCCCCTGtgccttagtgacagccctgaaaatTACACGTGTCACTTCTACAGGCAACTGTAATAAACAAATACAGTGATTCATTGCAAAAATAGTGAAATCAATAATAAACAGTATCAAAAGCAATTGTCGAAGGTCCTTTTTCTTGTTCACAATACACACTGTACTTGTTACCAGTGctttaattacagaattaaaACTGGGTTAATTAACAAACAGAGATCCTTTCTCTATTGATTACTGGCATGCATGTACTGCCATTTCAAAATGTTCAAATAAGGCTCTATGTAAAATGACTCTTGGTCTAATGTCAAATTCTCTCTTTGCattagaagaaaataaaagataatatcTTGGGAGAATTCAGCAGTAAACCATAAATAGTTACCAGTATTAACAAATGCTCTTGTCAGCAAACAATATAACTTTGTCAGCCTACATGTAATAATGCGTTCATGTCACAGTCATAATCAAATACAAGCTCAAAAGCTTAGCACGTTGTTCAGGcatactaagaaaaaaaaattcatcccTAATCTTGGCATCGTATACCACTTTAATAAGGAAAAAATGGTGAAACAaaagttacaaataaaacactGACTTTGCCTAAACAGGCCTTGCCATCTTCAGTTATTGCCTCTGCTTTGAACAGCGCATTCACCAGTTCCTCTTCAATAGTCTTGACTCCTGGATTACTAGTTGTAAAAACATTTATAAGAAACAGTCATCATAAAATTATGTGTAaagtaacagttattttctCAAATTTAAGAAGGCTGTCAAAGAACAGACCATCAGCTAAGGATTGTTGCCCGTCTTGTCACCAGACAGCTACTGAGTAAACCACTACCTGGCAAAGATTAGGGCTGACTTTTCTCTTGTCCACGGTAAGAAACAAACACAGCTACAAACAAAGCTGGGCCATACAACTACAATGGACACTTTAGACTCTTGAAGTAAACAAAGTGTTCAATGTCAACATCCACCCAACAAAGAGTAAGTACATGATAATGTAACTGATATCCCAAAGACTGGAGCTACTGGGTACTGCAAAGTAACTAGTTTCATAAGGTTAAAAAATATCTTAGCTTTAATTCTTGAACTTTAAATCGACTTCATCCTACATATATTTCATCTTTCCCCAGGCACTTATCCAGACTACTTTCACTGTTTTATGGAAAATGgtaagattttgaaaaaataaaaggatatGGAATTATCTAAGGGGTCAAGAAGGATcttcaaaaaacaacaacacattAAACCTAAATACAATTCCCCTACAAATTAgcaaaaaatgctttttggGGCAGGGAAAAGTAATCGTATTGATAATGACGAAAATGAGTCAACATAAGAATACAGAACCCTGCGAAAACATGCCTTTAGTACTCACATCATTAAAAAAAGGAGCAGTTTTGCCAAGATCAATACCTGTTCAACCCATTCATAAGAAAAACAAGATGCCCTACTTACATTTGCATTCCGTTATATCCTACACCACAATATGACAACAACAAGGCACACTTCTTTTTCCTTGGAACAACatttgattttcctttcttatcaTCCTCTGCTTTCTGGAGGTGTGACAACAAAAAACTGAGTAACACATACACTATAACTGTATTGCTGATAATATTAACTATTCCCTAACTGTACTATTTTATATCTTATTAGCCAACTATCTTATAAGTTACCACCCTTGGTGCAAGACAAAGTGGTTGCTTATGGGAGATGGTCGTCTATtggaaatatcaagaaaataagCTCAAACTGAACTGATTATCTTACAAGCTAAAATGTAAGCAATCTACTTTTTTACCTACAGATCGTATTACAACGGTCTTTTTTCAAAGTAAGCTGCTATAATCTGTCAGCATGCTTTCAAAAACTGAACTTTTGAGACATTAGAGCAATGATTCTCTTATTATCATGCTGGGTGGTCGCTTAAAGggcaacagaaaacaaaaaaatgtcaaatttcttgCTTAAAAAGTGGTCATTAGAAATTAagtagtggtcgcttacgagagtttTTGAAAAAGTGTTTGACTAAGAAACAAAATGATTATTTTCAAAGTGGTTGCTTACTGAAGTTGGTTGCTTACAAGAAGTGGTCGCTATGATAGAGATGACTGTAATGCACACTTTCCATGTAGATATGATCAAAAGCACAATATTTGCTATCATGATTGAAGCCCTCAAATTTCCACGAAACTAATATTTTAAGCCCGTTTTCTTTAAAGTTAAGATTTAATAAATATTTCCCTCTTTGATCAAAGATCATTACCCCTTTTCAACCATGGAAGGCCATTATTTGAACATTCAGAGTGTGAGGCTATCCTAAAAGGCAGGCTTTTTAAGCCATATGCCCCTGGGCAACCTGCAACCACTCTGTGCAGATCCATTTCCCTTGTACCGCTTGTGTTGTGTAAACAAATCCAGCTACAGCTGTAGTGGTCAGAGAGATCAGACTTGAAGGATAGGATTTTAGAGCAGTTCAGTCTGGGACAGCATATGTAAAACGGACCATTTAAATCAGGAGCAGGGTATATTAGTTATGGGGAAATTGATCAGTGGTATGAAGAACTAGCGTTTCCTTTCACAGTTGAAGGTTAGACTGGGAATTAGGGTAGGGATTTTAAGTCCCGGGACAAAGAGGACTAAATTGCAGTTGAACATGGTATGTTTACACTGAAGGTAAAGGGTTCCAGTCACAGTGTCCTTGCACCACACATTACTCTACGataatattttcaaaacaactcTTTGAAAATAACACCTTTACTACATTTTTTCCTACATGTACTtctcggtgaataattgttgcATGTTGAACATACCTCATCTTCTTGTCGTTCAGTTTTCACTCTTTTGATCAAAGCTTCATCTTCTATCTTAGTGTCATCCTGCAGTGGTCTCTTCAAGGTTCCGATGATCTCTTTCTCAGGAGAGTTATCAGATAGTTTCTCCTCCTTAACCTGCACCGTACACGTGTTCTCCAACTCCGCCATGTTCTCTACGATTACAATCCGTGAAGATGAGTTTAGCGTCCTTACtggtttgtttatattttttaaccaGAATAATGGATAATTCGCCCGTGTTGTGGCGTCAAgaagacttttcatgagccaGAAATCGGTAAGAATCTTAGAGGAATGGCACTATGCAGCACTAGCACTATGCATTTTGCAGAATTTGTTAAACAAACCGAGTTCAGCGGCTATCTATTGCAAGAACCCTACTTCATGTAAGAGCTCCCTCATCCCAGTTTCCCACTTGGTTTCAGCTTCCAAGAACCTTGTTGTTTCCTTGTTGTCTTTCAAGGATACGTTTTCCTTGTCACGTAGCTTTGGAACTATCATCATGCTTCGAATTGGATGTCCTTTTAGAAGCCTGAACACTTTCAATGTTCTTTCAAGGCAATTggtgagaaaatattatttttattgtagtcACTGCCTTATGGCTCATACAAAGGGATTACATAAGCCAAGCTCCCAACGTCCGTCCTCGAATGCTGAAAAAGCTTAAATTCTggacaatattaaaaaaaaaaaagacattttaagGGATTGGAAATCATGCCATTGTTCTAGGAAACAAAGGTATATCATcatagaaaagaacaaaaattcggacttgttttacaatttttattttttcgccaTATACACAGGTCCTTTCTTACTCATGCTGTTTTGAGGAAGTAGTGTTTTTGTTAACTTAATCCTCACTGGGAATGTGTTTCCCTCATGTTTGGTTACTTATCTGCATGCTCTATTTTAAGGTTAATGTTTCTTCCACATGCAGCCACAGCAAATTGAAGTCATTTGCTTGGGCAAAAAACAGCATACTTAAAGTAAGTGTAATTTTTGGTGTTAAATATTATTAAGCTTCTTCCTTCTTAGACAGCAAGCGGTCGTCCTTTGTTCCTCAGAGGCATGTGAGGTGAGcgaaaagtttcctttttccctcaGAGCCATGCGAGGTGAGCGGAAAGTTAACATTATGCGAATTACTTGCAAAAAAGGAGGAGAGATTGGTGcag
This window encodes:
- the LOC140933761 gene encoding pseudouridylate synthase 1 homolog: MKSLLDATTRANYPLFWLKNINKPVRTLNSSSRIVIVENMAELENTCTVQVKEEKLSDNSPEKEIIGTLKRPLQDDTKIEDEALIKRVKTERQEDEKAEDDKKGKSNVVPRKKKCALLLSYCGVGYNGMQINPGVKTIEEELVNALFKAEAITEDGKACLGKMSFQRCARTDKGVSAARQVVSLKIVPEQSIVPKINEHLPPEIRVIAMKRTTRGFDAKGNCSARTYEYLTPTYAFAKDYQTTSNYRVSEDKIEEVNQVLSKFLGTHNYHNFTSGKRFDDASAKRYIMKFKCGKPFEKDGREYITLSVKGQSFMLHQIRKMIGLALAIVRGVAPLSTIELARKEKKVDIPKAPAVGLVLDKVHFDAYNRRYGDDGIHESLEWDENEEKIQKFKDDFIYKHIIDTEMRQAVMLKWLRTLPDHSYTDERMEEIQSKPDDNSSKLHTKTDANTTADPADKSCSPIGSSDTKLVTKGGEADKNEEVGISEDLREVVKQEK